From a region of the Oncorhynchus keta strain PuntledgeMale-10-30-2019 chromosome 13, Oket_V2, whole genome shotgun sequence genome:
- the LOC118387490 gene encoding neurofilament light polypeptide-like, whose product MSTLGFDPYYSSSSYRRWYVEGAPRGVVTRGRSRSAYSIHTSPLSSVSSRLQYSSPGRALHSSPASSSSVELELSQAAQVSSEFRTVRTQERAQMQELNDRFAGFIDRVRELEQQNRALEAELMLLRQRHGEPSRLRTLYEQEARALRAAVEEARGEQQAALGQRERLGQALSALQARYEEEVVAREDAEGRLLDARRGADQATLVRTELEKRVETLLDELAFLKRLHEGEVVELQAQAQLGAQVAVEMEATTPDLSGALRDIRAQYERLAAKNMQSAEEWFRGKVGSLTESVAQHSDAVRSSRDEAGEYRRQLQARLLEIDACRGLNESLEKQLHDMEDKQSAEINGMQDTIGQLENELGATKQEMARYLKDYQDLLNVKMALDIEIAAYRKLLEGEESRFSVGVSGGMSSVYGHTLSATPSFGRSMFSMQSSLSSGAPYLMTSRFFSSSFASGDDVISASLAQQDSASLPQEEEEEKEEEDEKEEEKEEEGEEKEEEGGEEKEEEVGGEKEEDGDEGGEVEKEDGEDAKDGEEAGDEMEEKEETAKEDGEKREDKDKGGEQEGKEGEEDKEDKEGGDKEEEDQAEAKSEEKKDDKADTKEEKGEPEISKTVGKSDKPAEEKKDQSEKPMAKK is encoded by the exons ATGAGTACCCTCGGCTTTGACCcttactactcctcctcctcctaccgcCGCTGGTATGTGGAGGGAGCCCCCCGAGGTGTGGTAACCAGGGGGAGGTCACGCTCGGCCTACTCAATCCacacctctcccctgtcctctgtgaGCTCCCGTTTGCAGTACTCCTCTCCTGGACGGGCTCTGCATTCATCCCCGGCTTCCTCCTCCTCCGTGGAACTGGAGCTGAGCCAGGCGGCCCAGGTGAGCTCTGAGTTCCGCACGGTGAGGACCCAGGAGAGGGCTCAGATGCAGGAGCTCAATGACCGCTTTGCCGGCTTCATCGACCGTGTGCGGGAGCTAGAGCAGCAGAACCGTGCTCTGGAGGCTGAGCTGATGCTGCTGAGGCAGAGGCATGGGGAGCCTTCCCGTCTGAGGACCCTGTATGAGCAGGAGGCGCGGGCTCTGAGGGCTGCCGTGGAGGAGGCGCGTGGGGAGCAGCAGGCCGCCCTGGGGCAGAGGGAACGTCTGGGGCAAGCCCTGAGCGCCCTACAGGCCCGCTACGAGGAGGAGGTTGTGGCCCGCGAGGACGCGGAGGGAAGGCTGTTGGATGCACGGCGTGGTGCCGACCAGGCCACCCTGGTCAGGACCGAGCTGGAGAAGAGGGTGGAGACCCTGCTGGACGAGCTGGCCTTCCTCAAGAGGCTCCACGAGGGGGAGGTGGTAGAGCTCCAGGCCCAGGCCCAGCTGGGGGCCCAGGTGGCTGTGGAGATGGAGGCCACCACGCCGGATCTGTCCGGGGCTCTGAGGGACATCCGAGCCCAGTACGAGAGGCTGGCGGCCAAGAACATGCAGTCTGCTGAGGAGTGGTTCCGTGGGAAGGTGGGCTCCTTGACAGAGAGCGTGGCCCAGCACAGCGATGCAGTGAGGAGCTCCAGGGACGAGGCTGGGGAGTACCGCCGGCAGCTCCAGGCCCGCCTGCTGGAGATCGATGCCTGCAGGGGTCTCAATGAGTCTCTGGAGAAACAGTTGCATGACATGGAGGACAAGCAGAGTGCTGAGATCAATGGCATGCAG GATACTATTGGCCAACTGGAGAATGAGCTGGGAGCCACAAAGCAGGAGATGGCTCGCTACCTGAAGGATTACCAGGACCTGCTGAATGTTAAGATGGCCCTTGACATCGAGATCGCTGCCTACAG GAAGCTGCTGGAGGGGGAGGAGTCTCGTTTCAGTGTGGGCGTGTCCGGGGGTATGTCCAGTGTCTACGGCCACACCCTGTCGGCCACACCCTCCTTTGGCCGCTCTATGTTCTCCATGCAGTCCAGCCTAAGCTCTGGCGCCCCCTACCTGATGACTTCACGCTTCTTCAGCTCCTCATTTGCCTCTGGAGATGATGTCATCTCTGCCAGCCTAGCCCAGCAGGACTCTGCCAGCCTaccacaggaggaggaggaggagaaggaggaagaggatgagaaggaggaagagaaggaagaggagggagaggaaaaggaggaagagggtggagaggagaaggaggaagaggttggaggggagaaggaggaagatggAGATGAGGGAGGCGAGGTGGAGAAAGAAGATGGGGAGGATGCTAAGGACGGCGAAGAAG CTGGGGATGAGATGGAAGAGAAGGAAGAAACTGcaaaggaggatggagagaaaaggGAAGATAAGGACAAGGGTGGGGAGCAGGAGGGAAAGGAAGGCGAGGAAGATAAAGAAGATAAAGAAGGGGGTGATAAAGAGGAAGAGGATCAAGCTGAAGCTAAAAGTGAGGAGAAAAAAGATGACAAAGCAGACACCAAAGAAGAGAAAGGTGAACCAGAGATATCCAAGACCGTTGGAAAGAGTGATAAACCTGCCGAAGAGAAGAAAGACCAATCTGAAAAACCAATGGCTAAAAAGTAA